The following coding sequences lie in one Lolium perenne isolate Kyuss_39 chromosome 2, Kyuss_2.0, whole genome shotgun sequence genomic window:
- the LOC127336133 gene encoding BAG family molecular chaperone regulator 1 — protein sequence MATVMHRSSSGSSSGWSEAAAAAAAAAGEEERAGWEVRPSGMVVQARDREDGGAAGVPPRPPPPEIRVRVKYGAARHELAVSSIATFGDLKKALAARTGLHPADQQVTYKGRERGNSEYLDACGVKNKSKLVVSEDPASLERRFIERQRAARIEAANRAIGAVALEVDKLADQVTSIEKSVSGGTKVAEVQITTLIELLMRHAVKLETIPADGDSCSQKNVQAKRVQKCVEALDVLKVSNARLQQRAAVVVTTKWETFDNAPPVTTKWEIFD from the exons ATGGCCACGGTGATGCACCGGTCGAGCTCGGGGTCCAGCAGCGGCTggtcggaggcggcggcggccgcagcggcggcggcgggggaggaggAGAGGGCCGGGTGGGAGGTCCGGCCGAGCGGGATGGTGGTGCAGGCCAGGGACAGGGAGGACGGCGGCGCCGCAGGGGTGCCgcccaggccgccgccgccggagatcaGGGTGCGGGTCAAGTACGGCGCCGCCCGCCACGAGCTCGCCGTCTCCTCCATTGCCACCTTCG GTGATCTGAAGAAGGCGCTGGCTGCGAGGACGGGGCTGCACCCGGCGGACCAGCAGGTGACGTACAAGGGGCGGGAGCGGGGCAACTCCGAGTACCTGGACGCGTGTGGcgtcaagaacaagtccaagctcGTCGTCTCCGAGGACCCGGCCAGCCTTGAGCGCCGCTTCATCGAGCGGCAGAGGGCCGCCAGGATCGAGGCCGCCAACCGCGCCATCGGCGCCGTCGCGCTCGAGGTCGACAAGCTCGCCGACCAG GTAACAAGCATCGAGAAGTCGGTCTCCGGCGGGACCAAGGTGGCGGAGGTGCAGATCACGACGCTGATCGAGCTGCTCATGCGGCACGCCGTGAAGCTGGAGACCATCCCCGCCGACGGGGATTCCTGCTCGCAGAAGAACGTCCAG GCGAAGAGGGTGCAGAAGTGCGTGGAGGCGTTGGACGTGCTCAAGGTGTCCAACGCGCGGCTGCAGCAgcgggcggcggtggtggtgactaCGAAATGGGAGACGTTCGACAACGCCCCCCCTGTGACGACAAAGTGGGAGATCTTCGACtga
- the LOC127336132 gene encoding ABC transporter C family member 2 yields MGFKPLEWYCRPVKDGTWSHAVESAFGAYTPCGIDTLVVCISYLALFGVCFYRIWRTTKDYTVQRYKLRSPYYNYLLALLVVYCIAEPLYRIATGTSIMNLDGQSSLAPFEITSLVIESVAWCCMLAMILVETKIYITEFRWYIRFVVIYVLVGKAAMFNVVLPVRQYYSSSSIFYLYCSEIICQCLFGIVMVVYLPSLDPYPGYTPIRSELLVDNTDYEPLPGGEQICPERRANIFSRIFFSWMTPLMQQGYKRPIADTDIWKLDDWDETETLYNRFQKYWNKELQKPKPWLLRALHSSLGGRFWLGGFFKIGNDASQFVGPTVLSLLLESMQKGDPSWNGYIYAFAIFAGVSLGVLAEAQYFQNVMRTGFRLRSTLIAAVFRKSLRLTNDSRKKFASGRITNLISTDAESLQQVCQQLHSLWSAPFRIVIAMVLLYAQLGPAALVGALMLALLFPIQTVIISKMQKLTKEGLQRTDKRISLMNEILAAMDTVKCYAWEQSFQSKVQDIRDDELSWFRSAQLLAALNSFILNSIPVVVTVVSFGVYSLLGGDLTAAKAFTSLSLFAVLRFPLFMLPNLITQVVNCKVSLKRLEDLLLADERLLLPNPPIDPELPAISIKNGNFSWELQAERPTLSNVNLDVPVGSLVAIVGSTGEGKTSLISAMLGEIAPVSGSDASVVIRGSVAYVPQVSWIFNATVRDNILFGAPFQPPRYERAIDVTSLRHDLDLLPGGDLTEIGERGVNISGGQKQRVSMARAVYSDSDVYIFDDPLSALDAHVGRQVFDKCIKEELRHKTRVLVTNQLHFLPYVDKILLIHDGVIKEEGTFDELSNTGEFFKKLMENAGKMEEQTEEKEDESKPVDDTKQTLNGDIVIADGGLQKSQDSSSKTKQGKSVLIKQEERETGVVSTKVLSRYKNAMGGIWAVAVLFLCYTLTETLRISSSTWLSIWTEQGPLKIHGPGYYNLIYGILSFGQVLITLTNSYWLIMSSLRAAKRLHDSMLRSILRAPMVFFHTNPLGRIINRFSKDLGDIDRNLAVFVNMFMAQISQLLSTFVLIGVVSTMSLWAIMPLLILFYAAYLYYQATSREVKRMDSITRSPVYAQFSEALNGLSTIRAYKAYDRMSNINGKSMDNNIRFTLVNMSSNRWLAIRLETLGGIMIWFTATFAVMQNQRAENQKAFASTMGLLLTYTLNITNLLTAVLRLASLAENSMNAVERVGTYIELPSEAPPVIEDNRPPPGWPSSGIIKFEDVVLRYRPELPPVLHGISFIINGSEKVGIVGRTGAGKSSMLNALFRIVELERGRILVDGCDTSKFGIWDLRKVLGIIPQAPVLFSGSIRFNLDPFGEHNDADLWEALERAHLKDVIRRNALGLDAEVSEAGENFSVGQRQLLSLARALLRRAKILVLDEATAAVDVRTDALIQKTIREEFKSCTMLIIAHRLNTVIDCDRLLILSSGQIQEFDTPEHLLSNDEGAFSKMVQSTGPSNAEYLKSLVLGDGEERMRREESKLQDIQRKWVASNRWAVAAQFALAASLASSHSDLLSLEAAEGNNILRKTKEAVITLQSVLEGKHNTEIEESLTQFEVPPDRWWSSLYKVIEGLSTMSKLGRNRLRQPGYSFENHGAIDWDQI; encoded by the exons ATGGGGTTCAAACCGCTGGAATGGTACTGTCGGCCTGTGAAGGATGGGACGTGGTCTCATGCCGTCGAGAGCGCGTTCGGGGCATACACACCCTGCGGCATCGACACCTTGGTGGTGTGCATCTCGTACCTCGCGCTCTTCGGCGTTTGCTTCTACCGGATATGGAGGACGACCAAGGACTACACGGTGCAGCGCTACAAGTTACGCTCGCCGTACTACAACTATCTGCTTGCGCTGCTTGTGGTCTACTGCATAGCAGAGCCGCTGTATCGGATCGCCACCGGTACATCCATCATGAACTTGGATGGGCAGTCCAGCCTTGCTCCATTTGAG ATTACTTCATTGGTCATCGAGAGTGTTGCTTGGTGCTGTATGCTCGCAATGATTTTGGTGGAGACAAAAATTTACATCACCGAGTTTAGATGGTACATCCGGTTTGTGGTCATATATGTATTGGTTGGGAAAGCTGCCATGTTCAATGTTGTGCTTCCAGTGAGGCAGTACTACAGTTCAAG TTCAATATTCTACTTATACTGCAGCGAGATAATATGCCAG TGCTTGTTTGGAATCGTTATGGTGGTGTACCTGCCTAGCTTGGATCCCTACCCAGGTTATACTCCAATCAGGAGTGAGTTGCTTGTTGATAATACTGATTATGAGCCTCTGCCTGGAGGAGAGCAGATTTGCCCTGAGAGGCGTGCCAATATATTCTCTA GGATATTCTTTTCATGGATGACTCCTCTAATGCAACAAGGATATAAAAGGCCCATCGCTGATACTGATATTTGGAAATTAGATGATTGGGACGAGACTGAAACATTGTATAACCG ATTCCAGAAATACTGGAACAAGGAACTTCAAAAACCAAAACCATGGCTGTTACGAGCTCTCCATAGCAGCCTTGGTGGAAG GTTCTGGCTAGGAGGATTTTTTAAG ATTGGGAATGATGCTTCACAATTTGTTGGCCCAACTGTGTTGAGCCTCCTGTTAGAG TCTATGCAAAAAGGCGATCCTTCTTGGAATGGGTACATCTACGCTTTCGCAATCTTTGCTGGAGTG TCTCTAGGAGTTCTTGCTGAAGCACAGTACTTTCAGAATGTCATGCGTACTGGTTTCAGATTGAGGTCTACATTG ATTGCTGCTGTTTTCCGCAAGTCCTTGCGTCTGACCAATGATAGCCGTAAGAAGTTTGCTTCTGGGAGGATAACAAATTTGATTTCAACCGATGCAGAATCACTTCAG CAAGTATGCCAGCAACTTCACAGTCTATGGTCTGCTCCTTTCCGTATTGTTATTGCCATGGTTCTTCTATATGCACAACTAGGTCCTGCAGCATTAGTTGGTGCCCTCATGCTGGCCCTTTTGTTCCCAATCCAG ACAGTTATCATAAGCAAAATGCAGAAACTTACCAAAGAAGGATTGCAAAGGACTGACAAGCGAATCAGTCTCATGAACGAAATATTAGCTGCTATGGATACTGTCAA ATGTTATGCTTGGGAGCAAAGTTTCCAGTCAAAGGTGCAGGACATCCGTGATGATGAACTGTCCTGGTTTCGCAGTGCTCAGTTGCTCGCCGCG CTGAATAGCTTTATCCTCAACAGTATCCCTGTCGTTGTCACTGTGGTTTCATTTGGTGTGTACTCTCTGTTGGGGGGTGACTTGACAGCAGCAAAGGCGTTTACCTCTCTTTCACTATTTGCTGTTCTAAGGTTTCCACTTTTTATGCTACCAAATCTGATAACTCAG GTTGTGAACTGTAAGGTTTCACTGAAACGGCTGGAAGATCTCCTCTTGGCTGATGAGAGATTACTTCTGCCAAATCCACCAATTGATCCCGAGCTTCCAGCTATTTCTATCAAGAATGGAAATTTTTCGTGGGAATTGCAG GCTGAGAGACCAACATTATCAAATGTCAATCTGGATGTACCTGTTGGCAGTTTAGTTGCAATAGTAGGAAGTACCGGGGAGGGGAAAACTTCACTTATTTCTGCAATGCTTGGGGAgatagcaccagtatcaggatcagATGCCTCGGTGGTCATTCGTGGATCGGTGGCTTATGTTCCTCAAGTTTCATGGATCTTCAATGCTACC GTCCGGGACAACATATTGTTTGGGGCTCCATTCCAACCCCCACgttacgagagagcaatagatgtcaCTTCATTAAGACACGACCTTGACCTGCTCCCA GGTGGTGATCTCACAGAAATTGGAGAAAGGGGAGTTAATATTAGTGGTGGGCAAAAGCAAAGAGTTTCAATGGCAAGAGCTGTTTATTCTGATTCAGATGTGTACATATTTGATGATCCACTGAGTGCATTAGATGCCCATGTTGGTCGACAG GTATTTGATAAATGTATCAAAGAAGAACTACGACACAAAACTCGGGTCCTCGTTACCAATCAGCTGCATTTCCTGCCATACGTGGATAAAATACTGCTAATCCACGATGGGGTAATTAAAGAGGAAGGTACCTTTGATGAACTTAGTAACACTGGGGAATTCTTCAAGAAACTGATGGAAAACGCTGGAAAGATGGAGGAACAAACAGAAGAGAAAGAAGACGAAAGCAAACCAGTGGACGACACAAAACAAACGCTAAATGGGGACATTGTAATTGCTGATGGTGGTCTGCAGAAGAGCCAGGACAGTTCCAGTAAAACCAAACAGGGGAAATCTGTTCTTATTAAGCAAGAGGAGCGTGAAACTGGAGTTGTCAGCACAAAGGTTCTTTCACG CTACAAAAATGCAATGGGAGGGATTTGGGCCGTGGCCGTTCTCTTTTTGTGCTATACATTGACTGAAACTCTGCGCATTTCAAGTAGCACATGGTTGAGCATTTGGACTGAGCAGGGTCCTTTGAAAATTCATGGCCCTGGATACTACAATTTAATTTATGGCATTCTTTCTTTTGGGCAG GTTCTAATCACTCTTACGAATTCTTACTGGCTAATCATGTCAAGTCTTCGAGCAGCAAAGAGATTGCATGACTCCATGCTCCGGTCTATATTAAGAGCTCCCATGGTATTTTTCCATACCAATCCACTTGGACGTATCATCAACAGATTTTCAAAGGATTTGGGTGACATAGACCGGAATCTTGCTGTCTTTGTCAATATGTTTATGGCACAAATATCTCAATTGCTCTCAACATTTGTTCTCATCGGTGTTGTCAGCACCATGTCCCTTTGGGCTATCATGCCACTTCTGATTTTATTTTATGCAGCCTATCTCTATTACCAG GCGACATCTCGTGAGGTAAAGCGCATGGATTCCATTACTAGGTCTCCTGTGTATGCTCAGTTTTCAGAGGCACTGAATGGTCTGTCCACAATCCGTGCCTATAAAGCTTATGATAGAATGTCAAACATCAATGGGAAATCAATGGACAACAACATCAGGTTCACACTTGTGAACATGAGTTCAAATAGATGGTTAGCCATCCGGCTGGAAACATTGGGAGGTATCATGATATGGTTCACAGCAACATTTGCTGTCATGCAAAACCAACGAGCAGAGAATCAGAAGGCCTTTGCTTCCACAATGGGTCTTCTTCTTACGTATACTCTCAATATAACCAATTTGCTCACAGCTGTTCTTCGTCTTGCTAGTCTAGCTGAAAATAGTATGAATGCTGTTGAACGTGTGGGAACATACATTGAGTTACCTTCTGAGGCTCCTCCTGTCATTGAGGATAACAGGCCACCTCCTGGTTGGCCATCCTCTGGTATCATCAAGTTTGAAGATGTTGTGCTTCGGTACCGACCAGAACTTCCTCCTGTTCTTCATGGAATATCATTCATTATTAATGGAAGTGAGAAGGTAGGAATCGTTGGCAGAACAGGTGCTGGTAAATCTAGCATGCTTAATGCATTGTTTCGTATCGTGGAACTGGAACGAGGGAGAATATTGGTTGATGGCTGTGACACTTCTAAGTTTGGAATTTGGGACCTGCGGAAAGTTTTAGGAATAATACCACAGGCACCTGTCCTGTTTTCAG GTTCTATTCGCTTTAATCTGGATCCGTTTGGTGAGCATAACGATGCTGATCTATGGGAGGCTCTTGAAAGGGCTCATCTAAAGGATGTCATAAGGAGAAATGCTCTAGGACTAGATGCTGAG GTTTCTGAGGCTGGTGAAAACTTTAGCGTTGGGCAGCGACAGCTGCTGAGTTTAGCTCGTGCATTGCTACGAAGGGCAAAGATACTTGTTCTGGATGAGGCAACAGCAGCAGTTGATGTTCGAACTGATGCCCTTATACAGAAAACAATCCGAGAAGAATTCAAGAGTTGCACAATGTTAATAATTGCTCACCGCTTGAACACCGTGATTGACTGTGACAGGTTGCTCATTCTAAGTTCTGGGCAG ATTCAGGAATTTGACACTCCTGAGCATcttctgagcaatgatgaaggtgCTTTCTCCAAGATGGTTCAGAGTACAGGGCCTAGCAACGCGGAATATCTCAAG AGTCTCGTACTTGGGGATGGTGAGGAGAGGATGCGGAGGGAAGAAAGCAAGTTGCAGGATATTCAGAGGAAATGGGTCGCGTCTAACCGATGGGCTGTTGCTGCGCAGTTTGCGCTTGCTGCTAGCCTTGCGTCATCACACAGTGACCTTCTCTCACTGGAGGCCGCTGAGggaaacaacatcctgaggaaaacGAAGGAGGCAGTAATCACCCTGCAGAGCGTCCTTGAAGGGAAGCACAACACTGAAATCGAGGAATCACTCACTCAGTTTGAGGTTCCACCTGATAGGTGGTGGTCGTCACTTTACAAAGTCATCGAAG GCCTTTCCACGATGAGCAAACTGGGACGCAACCGTCTACGGCAACCTGGGTATAGTTTTGAAAACCACGGCGCTATTGACTGGGATCAAATTTAG